The Ranitomeya imitator isolate aRanImi1 chromosome 6, aRanImi1.pri, whole genome shotgun sequence genome window below encodes:
- the LOC138643389 gene encoding general transcription factor II-I repeat domain-containing protein 2B-like — translation MSAKKRKIDGECRVFNKEWTSKYLFTETKGKAVCLVCGEQIAVFKDYNLNRHYETKHAQKYKNLTEAERARASEDLLSKLQTQKGFFTKLHASRDAAIRTSFVISHKIARNSKPFSDGEFVKECMVDSVAIICPEKKEAFSHVSLFRRTVTRRVEDIAGNLELQLKNKVDHFIFFSLALDESCDVRDTAQLLIFVRGITNNFEMTEELVALRSLKGTTKGSDLFTEVNASVDKLGLKWNTLVSVITDGCPNMTGKNVGLLKRMQDKVNEINPEQKLIFLHCIIHQEVLCKSVLQISHVVDVVTKTVNFIRARALNHRQFVSLLEEQESEHSDIGYHTAVRWLSLGKVLKRVWDLRAEIQTFCQMKGKDIPEFSDKHWIADLAFAIDVTTLMNELNTKLQGKGLFAHEMFSLVTAFMRKLKFLSSQLKINILTHMPVAYPGGGSRGMCPGRSQQGGASRPPDAVVQGGASPSAEFSNFAPEASICGPRCTLEEEAAQSSGTFAAAGDESCPQCVAMDTQ, via the coding sequence ATGTCTGCTAAAAAAAGAAAGATTGATGGAGAATGCAGAGTTTTTAACAAGGAATGGACTTCTAAATATTTATTTACTGAAACCAAAGGCAAAGCTGTGTGCTTAGTTTGTGGAGAGCAAATAGCTGTGTTTAAAGATTATAATTTAAATCGCCATTACGAAACAAAACATGCACAGAAATACAAGAACTTGACAGAGGCAGAGCGGGCACGGGCATCTgaagatttgctatcaaaactgcaAACGCAGAAAGGATTTTTTACAAAGCTCCACGCATCCAGGGATGCAGCCATCAGGACAAGCTTTGTAATATCCCACAAAATTGCTAGAAACAGTAAGCCATTCTCTGATGGGGAGTTTGTGAAAGAATGTATGGTGGACTCTGTAGCAATAATTTGTCCTGAGAAAAAAGAAGCATTTTCACATGTGTCCCTCTTCAGGCGAACCGTAACAAGACGGGTAGAAGACATTGCGGGGAATTTGGAGTTGCAGCTTAAAAACAAAGttgatcattttatttttttttccctggctCTGGACGAGAGCTGTGATGTCCGTGATACTGCCCAGTTACTTATCTTTGTACGCGGAATAACAAATAACTTTGAGATGACTGAAGAGCTGGTAGCTTTGCGATCATTGAAAGGTACCACGAAAGGGAGTGATTTGTTCACCGAAGTAAATGCATCCGTGGACAAACTGGGCTTAAAATGGAACACATTAGTAAGTGTTATAACCGATGGATGTCCAAATATGACAGGGAAAAATGTTGGACTTTTGAAGCGGATGCAAGATAAAGTGAATGAAATAAACCCAGAACAGAAATTGATATTTTTGCATTGCATTATACATCAAGAAGTGCTGTGCAAGTCGGTGCTACAAATCAGCCATGTTGTTGATGTTGTAACTAAGACAGTTAATTTCATCAGGGCAAGAGCACTGAATCACAGACAATTTGTTTCACTGTTGGAGGAACAAGAAAGTGAACATAGTGACATAGGCTACCACACAGCTGTGAGGTGGCTCAGCCTTGGGAAGGTGCTTAAAAGAGTATGGGACCTGAGAGCTGAGATTCAGACATTTTGTCAAATGAAAGGCAAAGACATCCCTGAATTCTCAGATAAGCACTGGATAGCAGATCTGGCCTTTGCCATTGATGTGACTACACTAATGAATGAGCTGAATACCAAGCTGCAAGGCAAAGGCCTCTTTGCACATGAAATGTTCTCCTTGGTGACAGCTTTCATGAGAAAATTGAAGTTTCTTTCTAGCCAATTGAAGATCAATATTCTCACTCACAtgccagtggcgtatccaggggggggcagccggggcatgtgccccgggcgcagccaacaAGGGGGCGCCAGCAGGCCACCTGATGCGGTGGTCCAAGGAGGAGCCTCCCCGTCCGCGGAATTCTCAAACTTTGCCCCTGAGGCAAGCATCTGCGGCCCGAGGTGCACGCTAGAAGAGgaggcggcacagagctctgggactttcgcagctgctggagacgagagctgcccacaatgcgtcgccatggatacgcagtGA